The Engystomops pustulosus chromosome 4, aEngPut4.maternal, whole genome shotgun sequence genome contains a region encoding:
- the DRAM1 gene encoding DNA damage-regulated autophagy modulator protein 1 isoform X2 has translation MISVTAMLGAATMYARYKVNQAQNLRIPFLSYFFNLASLLIGILGCIGMGIVASFQETSVTTVHDVGALLTFICGVAYIFLQSIITIKACPQWSNKETCYVRMTISVISIIAIFPMIICASYDGMKLYHCEIGVEPSPYHQASAVCEWIVAFGFVTFFLTYIKEFQAVTLKISTEIHDDF, from the exons ATGATCAGTGTCACTGCCATGTTAG GAGCTGCTACTATGTATGCAAGGTATAAAGTGAACCAGGCTCAAAATTTGAGAATCCCCTTTTTGAGTTACTTCTTTAACTTAGCATCATTGCTCATTGGAATACTTGGCTGCATTGGGATGGGAATTGTGGCATCCTTTCAG GAGACATCTGTGACAACAGTGCATGATGTAGGAGCCCTCCTCACTTTCATCTGTGGAGTTGCCTATATATTTCTTCAGTCCATTATCACTATCAAAGCCTGTCCACAATGGAGTAACAAGGAAACCTGTTATGTACGAATGACAATTTCTGTGATATCAATAATTGCAATATTTCCTA TGATAATATGTGCTTCATATGATGGGATGAAATTGTACCATTGTGAAATTGGTGTCGAG CCTTCTCCATATCACCAAGCAAGTGCAGTTTGTGAGTGGATTGTAGCATTTGGATTTGTTACTTTCTTCCTGACTTACATAAAGGAATTTCAG GCTGTTACTTTGAAAATTTCTACTGAAATCCATGATGATTTTTGA